A region from the Lolium perenne isolate Kyuss_39 chromosome 4, Kyuss_2.0, whole genome shotgun sequence genome encodes:
- the LOC127348832 gene encoding transcription factor WRKY45-1 → MASSGGGGGGGDVPAERAAAAVNDLMEVREGGERLRDWLQEQSSEWTELMDGMLHKLTSALSALDTGCAAGASAAGSGDGVLRPTAESSARRTRKRSFSRRSQRSSSTRVTHTLIDGHVWRKYGQKEIQNSPHPRSYYRCTHKSERGCDAKRQVQACETDPPKFTITYYGEHTCTTPPVTIVDANDGRGRNNLVSFARTFPQLSDKEGGAATTQHLSSSWCASDRVFNSSGADPFVQTDELAVVVGSAGRTSLTVGSVRDCGGLGDMAGGGQGGGTSSFPSSPSSIEFMMNSLGSLGDDNLFPCDP, encoded by the exons ATGGCATCCtcgggcggcggcgggggcgggggAGACGTGCCGGCGGAGAGGGCTGCCGCAGCGGTGAACGACCTGATGGAGGTGCGCGAGGGCGGGGAGAGGCTCAGGGACTGGCTGCAGGAGCAGTCGTCGGAGTGGACGGAGCTGATGGACGGGATGCTGCACAAGCTGACCAGCGCTCTCTCGGCCTTGGACACCGGCTGCGCAGCTGGAGCGTCGGCTGCCGGATCGGGCGACGGGGTGCTCAGGCCGACGGCGGAGAGCTCGGCCAGGAGGACTAGGAAACGCAGCTTCAGCAGGAG GTCCCAACGCTCCTCTAGTACACGAGTAACTCACACGCTGATTGATGGTCACGTATGGCGGAAATATGGGCAGAAAGAAATCCAAAACTCGCCTCATCCAAG GAGCTACTACAGGTGCACGCACAAATCAGAAAGAGGCTGCGATGCCAAGCGGCAAGTCCAAGCCTGCGAAACCGACCCGCCCAAGTTCACCATCACGTACTACGGCGAACACACCTGCACCACGCCCCCGGTGACCATCGTGGACGCCAACGATGGCCGCGGAAGGAACAACCTCGTCAGTTTCGCGCGGACGTTTCCTCAGCTGTCCGATAAGGAAGGTGGCGCGGCCACTACTCAGCATCTGTCCTCCTCCTGGTGCGCGAGCGACCGCGTGTTCAACTCCTCGGGCGCCGATCCGTTCGTGCAGACGGACGAGCTCGCCGTGGTCGTGGGATCTGCCGGGAGGACGTCGTTGACGGTGGGCTCGGTGCGGGACTGCGGCGGGCTTGGTGACATGGCGGGAGGCGGCCAGGGCGGTGGCACGAGCAGCTTTCCATCATCACCAAGCAGCATCGAGTTCATGATGAACTCGCTAGGCAGCCTCGGAGATGACAACCTTTTCCCGTGCGATCCATGA